The Arachis hypogaea cultivar Tifrunner chromosome 16, arahy.Tifrunner.gnm2.J5K5, whole genome shotgun sequence genome contains a region encoding:
- the LOC112757216 gene encoding uncharacterized protein gives MDPPSISNAQSSSSSVLSSQPLPNSKGGINDITLRSGTTLQERSPMELSSREDIQDEEVVEVEDVEDEDEVQETVEEEVAQPRDGVSKEDNVLKDAIPIPFPHLPRRTKRQVELDPNMVDIFKKVEVTIPLFYAIQQVPKYAKFLKNLCMNKEKIHDLETIPLGSSISNLMGAIPEKCGTPGPCMVICTIGGVQFVDCMCDLGACVSIMPLSIYDTLKLPPLKRSAARFISANKSIISVVGIAEDVLRCPLMTQEDHHLSFARPFLKTSRFKLDAFSGTYSLEIDGRAVSFNLDEAMKHPPKNYSIFRCHIINETVAEVHQEAVDEKNVVQGSSVEKPSE, from the exons ATGGACCCACCCTCTATCTCCAACGCTCAATCTTCAAGCTCTAGTGTACTTTCCTCTCAACCTTTACCTAACTCCAAGGGTGGAATCAATGACATCACCTTGAGATCCGGCactacattgcaagagaggagtcccatggagctaagctcaagagaagacaTTCAAGACGAAGAGgttgttgaggtagaagatgtGGAAGACGAGGATGAGGTACAAGAGacggttgaagaagaagttgctcaaccaaGGGATGGAGTATCTAAGGAAGACAATGTTTTGAAAGACGCCATTCCCATTCCTTTTCCACACCTTCCTAGGAGGACTAAAAGGCAAGTAGAGCTAGATCCTAACATGGTAgatatcttcaaaaaggttgaggtaactattccccttttttatgCTATTCAACAAGTTCCtaaatatgctaagtttctaaagaaTTTGTGCATGAATAAAGAGAAGAttcatgatttagaaactattcctttgggTAGCTCGATTTCTAATTTGATGGGTGCTATACCGGAGAAATGTGGTACTCCCGGTCCGTGTATGGTTATATGCACTATAGGTGGTGTGCAGTTtgttgattgcatgtgtgacttaggtgCATGTGtcagtattatgccattatctatTTATGATACTTTGAAGCTTCCACCATTGAAAAGGTCAGCAGCCCGATTTATTTCGGCAAATAAGAGCATAATCTCTGTAGTTGGCATTGCGGAAGATGTCTTG agatgccccctaatgactcaggaagaccatcatctatCTTTTGCAAGGCCATTTTTGAAGACTTCTCGGtttaaattggatgccttctcgGGTACATATTCCCTTGAGATAGATGGAAGAGCAGTGAGTTTCAACcttgatgaagctatgaagcatccaccgAAAAACTACTCTATCTTCCGGTGTCATATTATTAATGAgactgtggctgaagttcaccaagaggcAGTTGATGAGAAGAACGTTGTTCAAGGTTCAAGTGTGGAGAAACCCTCTGAGTAA